A part of Limibacillus halophilus genomic DNA contains:
- the arsC gene encoding arsenate reductase (glutaredoxin) (This arsenate reductase requires both glutathione and glutaredoxin to convert arsenate to arsenite, after which the efflux transporter formed by ArsA and ArsB can extrude the arsenite from the cell, providing resistance.), producing MAVILYHNPRCSKSRQTLAILQDRGVEPQVIEYLKMPPDAATLSDILDKLSMAPRDLMRRKEAVYGELGLDNPELGRDALIQAMVENPILIERPILVVDGRKAALGRPPEQVLGIL from the coding sequence ATGGCCGTCATTCTGTATCACAACCCGCGTTGTAGTAAATCCCGCCAGACGCTGGCGATTTTGCAGGATAGGGGCGTTGAGCCCCAGGTCATCGAGTATTTGAAGATGCCGCCGGATGCAGCCACTCTGTCGGACATTCTGGATAAGTTGAGCATGGCGCCGCGCGATCTCATGCGCCGCAAAGAGGCTGTGTATGGCGAGTTGGGGTTGGATAATCCGGAACTCGGTCGAGACGCCTTGATACAAGCAATGGTCGAGAACCCAATTCTCATCGAGCGTCCGATTCTCGTAGTAGATGGCCGAAAAGCCGCCCTTGGCCGTCCGCCGGAGCAAGTCCTCGGTATCCTTTGA
- the ribA gene encoding GTP cyclohydrolase II encodes MHEKLASVEMKAEPALRHVDRVLGELRRGTPVLLRAPDGRVALVLSAETVDDPCLAILRKKAKAEPLLIITARRALALGLEEGKSARKGADPVALRLLDRSATRVLELTDPSLPRARSVERPLVADAPADLAPASVDLMKLARLLPAALLAMVDGESAELLENDDLLLLETEEVTAYRLAASRTLSRVGEAKVPLEGAENARVIAYRPPDGGVEHLAIVIGEPKADSPLLARLHSECFTGDLLGSLRCDCGDQLRGAIQAIGALGAGVLLYLAQEGRGIGLVNKLRAYSLQDRGADTLEANEQLGFDADERVYLPAAAMLRDLGFHQVNLLTNNPEKVEALERCGIEVISRVPHAFPSNRHNEAYLDTKVRKFGHLF; translated from the coding sequence ATGCACGAGAAACTCGCCTCTGTTGAAATGAAAGCGGAACCCGCTCTGCGCCACGTTGACCGTGTACTCGGTGAGTTGCGGCGCGGTACGCCCGTGCTCCTGCGGGCGCCGGACGGACGTGTCGCGTTGGTGCTCAGTGCCGAGACGGTGGATGATCCCTGCTTGGCAATTCTGCGCAAGAAGGCCAAAGCAGAACCCCTTCTGATCATCACCGCCAGGCGGGCCTTGGCGCTTGGTTTGGAAGAAGGCAAGAGCGCCCGCAAGGGTGCCGATCCCGTGGCGCTCCGGCTGCTTGACCGCTCCGCGACGCGGGTGCTTGAACTGACCGACCCAAGCCTGCCACGTGCGCGCAGTGTGGAGCGCCCGCTTGTCGCCGATGCGCCGGCCGATCTGGCCCCGGCGTCCGTCGACTTGATGAAGCTGGCGCGGTTGCTGCCAGCGGCATTGTTGGCGATGGTCGATGGAGAAAGCGCCGAGCTCCTTGAAAATGATGATTTGCTGCTTCTGGAAACCGAGGAGGTGACGGCCTACAGGCTTGCGGCATCGCGTACCTTGTCGCGGGTCGGCGAAGCGAAGGTGCCTTTGGAGGGCGCGGAAAACGCGCGCGTCATCGCTTACCGCCCTCCCGATGGTGGCGTTGAGCACCTAGCCATTGTGATTGGCGAGCCAAAGGCCGACAGCCCGCTCCTTGCCCGCTTACATTCAGAGTGCTTCACCGGCGACCTGCTAGGGTCTTTGCGGTGCGATTGCGGCGATCAGCTTCGGGGCGCCATCCAAGCGATCGGCGCGCTCGGCGCCGGTGTCCTGCTGTATCTGGCGCAAGAAGGCCGTGGCATTGGCTTGGTCAACAAACTGCGTGCTTACAGCCTGCAGGACCGCGGCGCCGACACTCTTGAAGCCAACGAACAGCTCGGGTTTGACGCCGACGAGCGCGTTTATTTGCCGGCGGCGGCGATGTTACGCGATCTCGGTTTTCATCAGGTCAACCTGCTGACAAACAATCCGGAAAAAGTCGAAGCCTTGGAGCGTTGCGGGATCGAAGTCATCTCCCGTGTGCCGCATGCCTTTCCCTCGAACCGCCACAACGAAGCCTATCTTGATACCAAGGTCCGCAAGTTCGGACACCTCTTCTAA
- a CDS encoding YggS family pyridoxal phosphate-dependent enzyme, which translates to MSREDSVAKTASERLQMVRDAIGVAAREAGRSPDAVTLVAVSKTHDAAAVVELLGCGHRVFGENRVQEAQGKFPDLKVSYADLELHLIGPLQTNKAGDAVALFDVIQTVDRPKLARSLAKEMDKQGRRPRCFIQVNTGEEAQKGGVLPADLEALVTLARDLDLPLEGLMCIPPVEEDPAIHFAFLRELARRHGLSELSMGMSGDFDVAVTFGATFVRVGTALFGARDYSQQG; encoded by the coding sequence ATGAGCAGAGAAGACAGTGTTGCCAAAACGGCATCCGAGCGTTTGCAGATGGTTCGAGACGCTATTGGTGTCGCGGCGCGGGAGGCCGGGCGGTCGCCGGATGCGGTAACGCTCGTGGCGGTCAGCAAGACCCATGACGCCGCTGCAGTGGTCGAACTTTTGGGCTGTGGTCATCGCGTGTTTGGAGAGAATCGGGTCCAGGAGGCTCAGGGAAAGTTTCCCGATCTGAAGGTTTCTTACGCCGACCTCGAACTGCATCTCATCGGGCCGCTGCAGACCAACAAGGCGGGTGACGCGGTCGCGCTGTTCGATGTCATCCAGACTGTGGATCGCCCCAAGCTGGCGCGCAGCCTTGCTAAGGAGATGGATAAGCAGGGTCGACGACCCCGCTGCTTCATCCAGGTCAATACCGGTGAGGAGGCGCAAAAGGGAGGCGTGTTGCCGGCGGATCTCGAGGCGCTGGTGACGCTTGCCCGCGACCTCGACCTGCCGCTCGAGGGATTGATGTGCATACCGCCGGTCGAGGAAGATCCGGCGATTCACTTCGCCTTTCTACGGGAGTTGGCGCGCCGTCACGGTTTGTCGGAGCTCTCTATGGGAATGAGCGGGGACTTCGACGTGGCCGTCACGTTCGGAGCGACCTTCGTTCGCGTCGGCACCGCACTCTTTGGGGCACGCGACTACAGCCAACAGGGTTAA
- a CDS encoding L,D-transpeptidase family protein yields the protein MTGKRFLVEQDGPQFWLRLGGRRWRCAVGRGGLKHDKLEGDGATPIGLWPLRELLYRPDRLNLPACGLPARALRPNDGWCDDPTDSAYNKPVLLPYAAGHETLWRDDGVYDLIIPMGYNDAPPVAGKGSAIFFHVARENYAPTEGCVALSKTDLLALLPLIGQGDVIEVLAPGPAA from the coding sequence ATGACCGGCAAACGCTTCCTGGTGGAACAGGACGGACCGCAGTTCTGGTTGCGGTTGGGCGGTCGCCGTTGGCGCTGCGCCGTCGGCAGAGGCGGTCTAAAGCACGACAAACTGGAAGGTGACGGCGCCACACCCATCGGGCTTTGGCCCCTTCGAGAACTGCTCTATCGACCGGATCGTCTGAATTTGCCGGCCTGCGGTCTTCCCGCCAGAGCCTTGCGGCCGAATGACGGATGGTGCGACGATCCAACCGATTCAGCCTATAACAAGCCGGTGCTTCTGCCCTACGCCGCCGGGCATGAAACGCTTTGGCGTGACGACGGCGTTTATGACCTCATCATCCCCATGGGCTACAATGACGCACCTCCGGTTGCCGGGAAAGGAAGCGCCATCTTCTTTCATGTCGCGCGCGAAAACTATGCCCCCACCGAGGGCTGTGTCGCGTTGAGTAAGACCGATCTGCTGGCGCTCCTGCCACTGATCGGGCAGGGCGACGTTATCGAGGTGCTGGCACCCGGGCCCGCAGCTTAA
- a CDS encoding class I SAM-dependent methyltransferase → MSATRARLRRLAFGLRTLLGLGRRGYFIPYRYAETVPQSGDLPTYGALEKLFDQARPEMLDVLARIAARLPALQAIDVDALPPQPRWNQSWYPGLDAAAAYTLVCETKPARILEVGSGHSTRFLARAVADSGLDCQVTAIDPAPRADLGNLPVELLRMTLQEAGTAPFAALRGGDIMLIDSSHILMPGSDVDFLLGRVLPDLPIGTRVAFHDIFLPDDYPASWSWRGYNEQQGLMGLLQGGGWRILFSSHFARTRLADKVSKSAVDSLMCPGEAHETVLWIQRVSREYDVG, encoded by the coding sequence GTGAGTGCCACGAGGGCGCGGTTGCGCCGCCTGGCCTTCGGTTTGCGGACACTCCTGGGCTTAGGTCGGCGTGGTTACTTCATTCCCTATCGGTATGCCGAAACGGTGCCGCAGTCTGGTGACTTGCCGACTTATGGCGCACTGGAGAAGCTTTTCGATCAGGCGCGCCCGGAGATGTTGGATGTCCTCGCGCGCATTGCGGCACGGCTGCCCGCTTTGCAGGCGATTGACGTGGACGCCTTGCCACCGCAACCGCGCTGGAATCAAAGTTGGTACCCAGGCCTTGATGCCGCCGCCGCTTATACTCTGGTTTGCGAGACCAAACCGGCTCGTATTCTGGAAGTAGGGTCCGGCCATTCTACGCGTTTCCTGGCGCGCGCGGTTGCCGACAGCGGGTTGGATTGTCAGGTGACAGCCATTGATCCGGCGCCGCGCGCGGATTTGGGCAATCTTCCCGTGGAATTGCTCCGAATGACACTGCAAGAAGCAGGCACGGCACCCTTCGCTGCACTTCGAGGCGGCGATATCATGCTAATCGACTCCAGCCACATTTTGATGCCCGGAAGCGACGTCGATTTTCTCCTTGGGCGTGTCTTGCCAGACCTGCCGATAGGAACCAGGGTCGCATTCCATGATATCTTTCTACCTGACGACTACCCGGCGTCGTGGTCATGGCGCGGTTACAACGAGCAGCAGGGTCTCATGGGTCTGTTGCAGGGCGGCGGCTGGCGTATTCTGTTTTCCAGCCATTTTGCCAGAACCAGGTTAGCGGATAAGGTTTCCAAGAGCGCGGTGGATTCACTTATGTGTCCTGGCGAGGCTCACGAAACCGTGCTCTGGATACAACGCGTTTCACGGGAATATGACGTGGGGTGA
- a CDS encoding MFS transporter, with product MTAREKTIWAAVLFGLSLSSYAAYQQFKLPPVMPRLLDLYAYEKLLAGGFMSVYAFVGLLLSFAIGRLVDGQGVRRALTLALLVSLAGNLLILAWPSDGLVVLIGRGLEGIAFAACALVGQMLATRYASARHMPLIAGAMASWVPIGQLVAIVTAQPALRYGDWHWLWYMALALTVVLYIWMLTLERRRPGLLPGPRHSSHVDEGAPLAQMEIASLVLVSAIFLLWSGQYFAYMTWLPQFLVEAMGLSFDNAMLGYALPVVTLIVFNAVTGSLLKAGVPLPPLFLGGLLLQALCWWTLPWIGADWTGVLSLIIYGATAGVVPTVLWALPALLVGQMRASGNAFGIIMTGRNVGVLVGPMLLPWLLARSGDWQGAAPTFGTIVIVAFGLGLLVVMLMRRNRERAAR from the coding sequence ATGACGGCGCGGGAAAAAACCATCTGGGCTGCGGTTCTATTCGGCCTCAGTCTTTCTTCCTACGCGGCCTATCAACAGTTTAAACTGCCACCGGTCATGCCGCGGCTGCTCGATTTGTACGCGTACGAGAAGCTGTTGGCTGGCGGTTTCATGTCGGTTTATGCCTTCGTCGGCTTGCTTCTCTCGTTCGCAATCGGCCGGTTGGTGGATGGACAGGGCGTGCGCCGTGCCCTGACTTTGGCGCTTCTCGTCTCTCTGGCGGGCAATCTATTGATTCTCGCTTGGCCCTCTGACGGTCTGGTCGTGCTGATCGGTCGCGGCCTGGAGGGAATTGCCTTCGCCGCTTGCGCCCTTGTCGGTCAGATGCTCGCTACCCGTTACGCAAGCGCGCGCCACATGCCCCTGATCGCGGGCGCCATGGCCTCTTGGGTGCCCATCGGGCAGTTGGTCGCCATCGTCACGGCGCAACCGGCGCTTCGTTATGGCGACTGGCATTGGCTCTGGTACATGGCGCTCGCACTGACCGTCGTGCTGTATATCTGGATGCTCACACTTGAGCGCAGACGGCCGGGATTGTTGCCGGGCCCAAGACATTCCAGCCATGTGGACGAAGGCGCGCCTTTGGCCCAAATGGAGATAGCATCGCTCGTGCTGGTGAGCGCCATTTTTCTGCTTTGGTCGGGCCAGTACTTCGCCTACATGACCTGGCTGCCGCAGTTTCTGGTAGAGGCAATGGGGCTATCTTTTGACAATGCCATGCTCGGTTATGCCCTCCCGGTCGTCACGCTCATCGTTTTCAATGCCGTAACGGGAAGCCTGCTCAAGGCAGGCGTGCCCTTGCCGCCGCTGTTTCTGGGGGGCTTGCTGCTGCAGGCATTGTGCTGGTGGACTCTGCCGTGGATCGGGGCCGACTGGACAGGAGTCCTTTCCCTGATCATCTACGGTGCCACCGCCGGCGTCGTGCCCACCGTTCTGTGGGCGCTGCCGGCCTTGCTGGTCGGGCAGATGCGCGCTTCGGGCAATGCTTTCGGAATCATCATGACGGGCCGTAATGTCGGCGTTCTCGTCGGACCGATGCTCCTGCCCTGGCTGCTGGCGCGCTCCGGGGACTGGCAAGGGGCGGCGCCGACCTTTGGCACAATCGTTATCGTTGCCTTCGGGCTCGGCCTCCTTGTCGTAATGCTGATGCGGCGCAACCGCGAGCGTGCGGCTCGCTGA
- a CDS encoding alpha/beta hydrolase: protein MSAIVHRSYTREQLDAQLNNRLLVPDHPEYFRRWSEDSQAAVKTYACRQNLAYGSSQGERLDLFPISHGAAERAPLLAFIHGGWWQSLDKSDFNYLAPPYLEAGVAFASINYDLAPKATIPQITDQVRRAIAWLHDNAQRYGIDERQIYVAGHSAGGHLAAMCFGTDWSAYGVEQNPIAGGVSVSGVYDLSPLIHSYQQPVLRLTEQAIQSYSPLALRPLSQQPLICAVGADESQEFLDQQEDFLAAWIPQGANLKTIDLPGCNHFSAVDCLGKPGHPLLRATLDLIKAA, encoded by the coding sequence ATGAGCGCCATCGTTCACCGTAGCTATACACGCGAGCAACTGGATGCCCAGCTAAACAACCGGCTGTTGGTTCCCGACCATCCGGAATACTTCCGACGCTGGTCGGAAGACAGCCAGGCCGCAGTGAAGACGTACGCATGTCGCCAGAATTTGGCCTATGGGTCGTCCCAGGGCGAGCGGTTGGACCTGTTTCCCATTTCTCACGGCGCCGCAGAGCGCGCACCGCTTCTCGCGTTCATACATGGCGGTTGGTGGCAGTCACTCGACAAGTCTGACTTCAACTACCTAGCCCCACCGTATCTGGAGGCAGGCGTGGCTTTTGCCTCAATCAACTATGATCTCGCGCCCAAAGCCACGATCCCGCAGATCACGGATCAGGTGCGCCGGGCCATCGCCTGGTTGCATGACAACGCACAACGCTACGGAATTGACGAACGCCAGATCTACGTTGCCGGGCATTCGGCAGGCGGGCATCTTGCCGCAATGTGTTTTGGGACCGACTGGTCAGCCTATGGAGTTGAGCAGAATCCCATCGCGGGTGGTGTTTCTGTTTCCGGCGTCTATGACTTGTCACCGCTGATACACAGCTATCAGCAACCGGTCTTGCGCTTGACCGAGCAGGCAATCCAAAGTTACAGCCCTTTGGCACTACGGCCATTGAGCCAGCAACCGCTCATATGCGCGGTCGGTGCGGATGAAAGTCAGGAATTCCTTGATCAGCAGGAGGATTTTCTGGCGGCCTGGATACCGCAAGGAGCAAACCTTAAGACGATTGATTTGCCGGGTTGCAACCATTTCTCGGCTGTAGATTGCCTTGGCAAGCCGGGTCATCCTCTTTTGCGGGCGACGCTTGATCTCATCAAGGCTGCGTGA
- a CDS encoding adenylate/guanylate cyclase domain-containing protein, which yields MEKKPFLPDLKQWIAKGPSEAELPQRVRSAISKQQDQAEMMVGWIQLSVVLIFGTLYLISPKTFNEDASFEPVPWALSIYFVLTVIRLIWGHLRRLPDWSLVISICFDMGLLMVLIWSFHIQYGQPPSFYLKAPTLLYVFIFIAMRALRFESWLVMAAGGIAAAGWGTMILYVITADPLNTMITRDYVTYMTSNAILLGAEFDKIISILLVTGIMALALRRGRALLVRSVIEQQAAQRLSRFFDKGVARQIAGGEEHLVAGQGQSREAAILNLDMRGFTRLAEQRDPDEVMELLAEYQQRMVPVLQRHGGSIDKFMGDGIMATFGAAQPSQSYAADALAALCEALGEADVWSRERQERGLDTPQVNGAVTHGRIVFGAVGDENRLEITVIGDAVNLSAKLEKHNKNEGARGLALASTYEIACQQGFAPEAEIVKLQNRQVAGVAGTTDLVKLA from the coding sequence ATGGAAAAGAAGCCGTTCCTACCTGATTTAAAGCAATGGATTGCCAAAGGCCCTTCGGAGGCGGAGTTGCCTCAGCGCGTCAGAAGCGCCATAAGCAAGCAGCAGGATCAGGCGGAAATGATGGTCGGTTGGATCCAGCTTTCCGTGGTGCTGATATTTGGCACGCTTTATCTAATATCCCCCAAGACCTTCAACGAGGATGCCAGCTTCGAGCCGGTTCCCTGGGCATTGTCGATCTACTTCGTGCTTACGGTGATCCGCTTGATCTGGGGGCATCTGCGACGGTTGCCGGACTGGTCGCTGGTCATATCGATTTGTTTCGATATGGGCTTGCTGATGGTGCTGATCTGGTCTTTCCATATTCAGTATGGGCAACCGCCTTCCTTCTACCTCAAGGCGCCCACGCTACTTTATGTGTTCATTTTCATCGCCATGCGGGCCTTGCGGTTTGAGTCCTGGTTGGTCATGGCGGCAGGAGGGATTGCTGCCGCGGGTTGGGGAACAATGATCCTCTACGTGATCACCGCCGATCCGTTGAACACCATGATCACCCGGGATTACGTGACCTACATGACCTCCAACGCCATTCTCCTCGGCGCGGAGTTCGACAAGATCATATCGATCCTGTTGGTAACGGGAATCATGGCCTTGGCATTGCGGCGCGGGCGCGCACTTTTGGTGCGCTCGGTTATCGAGCAACAGGCCGCCCAGCGGTTGTCCCGATTTTTTGATAAAGGGGTCGCGAGGCAGATCGCGGGCGGTGAGGAGCACCTCGTCGCCGGTCAGGGCCAATCGCGCGAAGCCGCGATACTCAATCTCGACATGCGGGGCTTCACGCGGTTGGCCGAACAGCGCGACCCCGACGAAGTGATGGAACTGCTTGCGGAATACCAGCAGCGGATGGTTCCGGTGCTGCAGCGCCACGGCGGTTCGATCGACAAATTCATGGGTGATGGAATTATGGCCACGTTCGGCGCGGCGCAACCTTCGCAAAGCTATGCTGCCGATGCTCTGGCGGCCTTGTGCGAAGCGTTAGGCGAAGCGGACGTCTGGAGCCGGGAACGGCAAGAGCGCGGTCTGGATACACCGCAGGTGAATGGCGCGGTTACCCATGGGCGCATTGTCTTCGGTGCTGTCGGCGATGAAAACCGCCTGGAGATCACCGTGATCGGCGATGCCGTCAATCTCTCGGCGAAGTTGGAGAAACACAACAAGAATGAAGGCGCCAGAGGCTTGGCGCTGGCTTCTACCTACGAGATAGCCTGCCAACAGGGCTTTGCACCCGAGGCCGAGATCGTCAAGTTGCAAAACCGACAGGTGGCAGGCGTCGCCGGAACGACCGACCTTGTAAAACTCGCCTGA
- a CDS encoding sulfotransferase domain-containing protein: MGKNLFWLASYPKSGNTWVRLFLANYLARTEQPFPINQLGKMGYGDVIGEAYGKIAGRPHTTLTEAAVNRLRPALQRALARNPSDVLFVKTHNANIRRDGERLISPEVTRGALYIVRNPLDMVPSYADHYGITPEAASIAIGQKTNQILANQTNVAQYIGSWSDHVLSWADDRKLGVLVLRYEDLQADPRTAFVKLLRHIGLEPEDGRLKKAIEFSSFKEARRQEDEHTFVERSRNSKSFFRSGKVGAGRAELSPLIQQRITADHGDVMRRFGYLED; this comes from the coding sequence GTGGGTAAGAATCTGTTCTGGCTGGCCTCTTATCCTAAGTCCGGAAACACCTGGGTGCGGCTTTTCCTTGCCAACTATCTGGCCCGGACAGAGCAACCCTTTCCGATCAATCAGCTGGGAAAGATGGGATACGGCGACGTGATCGGCGAGGCTTATGGCAAGATCGCAGGAAGACCGCACACGACCCTGACCGAAGCCGCTGTGAATCGTTTGCGACCGGCGTTGCAACGCGCTCTGGCGCGCAATCCCTCCGATGTTCTGTTTGTTAAAACCCATAACGCCAACATCCGACGTGACGGCGAGAGGCTGATTTCGCCCGAAGTAACCCGCGGCGCGCTCTATATTGTGCGCAACCCTTTGGACATGGTTCCTTCCTATGCGGATCACTACGGAATTACGCCGGAAGCCGCTTCAATTGCCATCGGTCAAAAGACCAACCAGATTCTCGCCAATCAAACCAATGTCGCCCAGTACATCGGAAGCTGGAGCGACCACGTGCTCTCGTGGGCCGATGACCGCAAGCTCGGTGTGCTGGTTCTGCGCTATGAAGACCTGCAGGCCGACCCGCGGACGGCTTTTGTCAAACTGTTGCGGCACATCGGCCTGGAGCCGGAGGACGGGCGGCTGAAGAAGGCCATAGAGTTCTCCAGCTTCAAGGAAGCCCGCCGACAGGAAGACGAGCACACCTTTGTCGAGCGCTCGCGCAACTCGAAATCCTTCTTTCGCTCCGGCAAGGTCGGCGCGGGTCGCGCAGAGCTATCGCCGCTTATTCAGCAACGAATTACGGCCGACCATGGAGATGTCATGCGCCGCTTTGGTTATCTGGAGGACTGA
- a CDS encoding response regulator transcription factor, with the protein MNKNATGKKVLLVDDDEALRTSLSEQLQLHEEFLTVEAGSAKEALELAKGEYYDAILLDVGLPDGDGRDLCRVMRRNGVKAPIIMLTAHESDADQILGLDAGANDYVAKPFKLGVLLARLRAQLRTHEQSEDAVFTIGPYTFRPSAKMLIHNDSQQKVRLTEKETAILKYLYRSGEKTIGRETLLGEVWGYNAGVTTHTLETHVYRLRQKIEPDPANVQILVTEPGGYKLVP; encoded by the coding sequence ATGAATAAAAACGCCACGGGTAAGAAAGTATTGCTCGTCGACGACGACGAGGCTCTGCGCACATCCTTGAGCGAACAGCTTCAACTGCATGAGGAGTTTCTCACAGTCGAAGCCGGGAGCGCGAAGGAAGCGCTGGAGCTCGCCAAAGGCGAGTATTATGACGCCATACTGCTAGATGTCGGGCTTCCCGACGGCGATGGGCGTGACCTCTGCAGGGTCATGCGACGCAATGGCGTTAAGGCACCGATCATCATGCTGACGGCGCATGAATCCGACGCAGATCAGATTCTGGGCCTGGATGCAGGGGCAAATGACTATGTGGCCAAACCCTTCAAGCTTGGCGTGCTGCTGGCGCGCCTGCGGGCGCAGCTGCGTACCCACGAACAGAGTGAAGATGCAGTTTTTACCATTGGGCCCTACACCTTCCGTCCCAGTGCGAAGATGCTGATTCACAACGACAGCCAGCAAAAGGTCCGACTCACCGAGAAGGAGACTGCGATCCTGAAGTACCTCTACCGCAGCGGCGAAAAGACCATTGGCCGGGAAACGCTGTTGGGCGAGGTATGGGGCTATAACGCGGGGGTCACGACCCACACGCTGGAAACGCACGTTTACCGTCTGCGGCAGAAGATCGAACCCGACCCTGCCAACGTGCAAATTCTTGTCACGGAGCCGGGCGGTTACAAACTGGTCCCGTAG
- a CDS encoding sulfotransferase domain-containing protein produces the protein MGRIIWLASYPKSGNTWLRAFLANLVLDRKEPLPINDLKAFTLSDTRPRFYAAASGQALEALDLNDAEVVALRPKVQEMIAAERPHDHFVKTHSIYGKVGGHPLFAPTLSAGVVYVARNPLDVIPSYAAHFNLSLDQAILALESRENCSPTAGASIGYVMGRWCDHVESWMSNKQIPCIVLRYEDLATRPLQVFGHLAKTLGIAGDPERLQRAIDFSSFKELSRQERESDFSERPPHADRFFRSGKVGAGADLLSAAQRDRVIKVQGPMMRRLGYLDDAGKLTKQVTA, from the coding sequence ATGGGACGCATCATATGGCTGGCCTCTTATCCGAAGTCGGGGAACACTTGGCTCCGGGCTTTTCTGGCCAATCTGGTGCTTGATCGAAAGGAGCCCTTGCCGATCAACGATCTAAAAGCCTTCACCCTTTCAGATACGCGGCCGCGCTTTTATGCAGCGGCCTCGGGGCAGGCCCTTGAGGCCTTGGACCTCAACGATGCCGAGGTCGTTGCGTTGCGACCGAAGGTTCAGGAGATGATCGCCGCCGAACGTCCGCACGATCATTTCGTCAAGACCCATAGCATTTATGGAAAGGTCGGCGGCCATCCGCTTTTTGCACCGACGCTTTCCGCTGGCGTGGTTTACGTCGCTCGCAATCCGCTGGATGTCATCCCTTCCTATGCGGCACATTTCAATCTGAGCTTGGACCAGGCGATCCTGGCGCTTGAAAGCCGTGAAAACTGCAGCCCGACAGCGGGAGCTTCCATCGGCTACGTCATGGGGCGCTGGTGTGACCACGTGGAAAGCTGGATGTCGAACAAGCAGATTCCCTGCATTGTCTTGCGTTATGAAGATCTGGCGACAAGGCCTTTGCAGGTTTTCGGGCATCTGGCCAAGACACTCGGCATTGCAGGCGATCCAGAGCGTTTGCAGCGCGCGATCGATTTTTCTTCTTTCAAGGAGCTGTCGCGCCAGGAACGGGAATCGGACTTCAGCGAACGGCCGCCCCATGCGGATCGCTTTTTCCGATCCGGCAAGGTTGGCGCTGGAGCCGATCTCTTGAGCGCGGCCCAACGTGACCGGGTGATAAAAGTACAGGGACCAATGATGCGGCGATTGGGGTATCTCGACGACGCAGGAAAGTTGACCAAACAGGTGACGGCATGA
- a CDS encoding MBL fold metallo-hydrolase: protein MAQGKLTVKFWGVRGSIACSGPQYVKYGGNTSCLEIEYGQGGLAILDAGTGLRELGARLCEQGLQDADIFLTHTHMDHIAGIPFFQPFFRKGSTFRLHAGHLLPDQTLEAVICHFMKAPLFPIPPAIFNADLAFVDFKAGETLRTKDGLTLKTAPLNHPNGATGYRIEYAGKSICYVTDTEHTPGRRDQTIIDLVRGADIMIYDCSYTDDEYPRFSSWGHSTWQEGVRLCEAADVGQLAIFHHDPSHDDAFMDRIAKEAEALRPGTIVAREGMVLTP, encoded by the coding sequence GTGGCGCAAGGTAAGCTGACGGTGAAGTTCTGGGGCGTGCGAGGCTCTATCGCCTGCTCGGGCCCACAGTACGTCAAGTATGGCGGTAACACCTCCTGTCTGGAGATTGAGTACGGCCAGGGCGGTTTGGCGATTCTGGACGCGGGCACCGGGCTTCGCGAGCTTGGTGCGCGGTTGTGTGAGCAGGGTTTACAAGATGCCGATATCTTTTTGACCCACACACATATGGACCACATAGCCGGCATCCCTTTCTTCCAGCCTTTCTTTCGTAAGGGCAGTACCTTTCGCCTGCATGCCGGGCACCTCTTGCCGGACCAAACCCTGGAAGCAGTCATCTGCCATTTCATGAAGGCCCCGTTGTTTCCCATACCGCCTGCCATTTTCAACGCCGATCTCGCCTTCGTCGATTTCAAGGCCGGGGAAACACTGAGGACAAAAGATGGGCTTACGCTGAAGACCGCGCCATTGAACCATCCCAATGGGGCGACCGGTTACAGGATCGAGTATGCCGGAAAATCCATCTGCTACGTTACCGACACGGAGCACACCCCGGGCAGGCGCGATCAAACGATCATCGATTTGGTTCGGGGTGCCGACATCATGATCTACGATTGCAGTTATACCGACGACGAGTATCCGCGGTTCAGTTCATGGGGGCATTCGACTTGGCAGGAAGGCGTGCGTCTTTGTGAGGCCGCTGATGTGGGGCAACTCGCGATCTTCCACCATGACCCCAGCCACGATGATGCCTTCATGGACAGGATCGCCAAGGAGGCGGAGGCCCTGCGCCCGGGGACGATCGTCGCTCGAGAAGGCATGGTGCTGACGCCGTGA